Below is a genomic region from Tursiops truncatus isolate mTurTru1 chromosome 4, mTurTru1.mat.Y, whole genome shotgun sequence.
ATGGTAGAGGTAAGATTCTCCAACTGTTCCTtgcatttctccacattctccagGGGCTTCCCCAACCCCGCTAAGTTAGCTTGAGATCATGTGCCTAATTTTGGCAGGTAAGGGTGCATTTACCTCCATGTTTTTCCTATCCTGCTACAATGACACACGGTGCAGGGACAAAGTGAAGGAAAATAATGAAGGTACCTAAGGCTTcatgtaaatacaaaataaatcttAAACCAAGTTACACCACTGAGATTGTAAGGTTATTTTCTTGATGTGCTTTGCCTAATTTGTCCCAAAGTACACTTTGAAAACTTGAAGGAGGGTGGTACTCTAAGAAGAACCTAAGTTACGGCACAGTCTCAGCAGCTGATTAATGGCAGACAAGGAAATTGATATCATAGGCTGGAAACACGAAGAACCATTTTACAAAGTAGCATAGTATGTGGTAAAACTGACGTCTGCAACAGTTCAGGTTCAGATTGTGTTCTTCTtgaatttccagaagaaaaactaGGAAAACAGAATATTGGCAGTATTTTTAGGTTGCTGTTGGATACACTTAGACAGGTATTGCAAGAAATAGTGAGCTCAAGAAGAAAATGGTGtctttgcaaataaataaaaatagatagtTCAGAAATACAAGATCTTGAAATATTGCAAGAGCTGTTTCTGGAtcccaaaactataaaatgcGATTTAAAATGACTCTAAGTGAGTGACGCCAGGTAAATATCAATTGGAATAAGGGGCTCAGGGCACAAATCAGATTATATGTATAGCCTTCAAGGTATGTTCCAGATGTCTTCAAGGCAACTCAGTTGGGGATAAGAATGCAAAGgagttaaaattgttttaaaaagattgtGTGTAGGAAATAGCTGAGAAGCTTTCTAAATTGTTACAAGAACACCATtggcaaagaaaccataaacccTAGAATAAAAAATGTCTTTGACACATTAAGACCAAATAAACCTTGGGCCTCCAACTTTGTGAGAGTAGGAGGAGACCTGAGAAAACTGTGCAATCCTCAAGAAGGGAATATTCCCCAAGGAGCCCATATGATGTGTCCAGGGATGAACATGAAAAagccaaaaaagcaaaaaccgCAGAAAGGGCGAAGCCAGAGGAAATAACACAGTGGAAAAAGCACTCCACCTACACACTAGCAGGTCCTAATCAAGAAACCTAATCAAGAAACTTTTATAATATTTGCCCAGTGAGATTTCAGAATTGGTGGAGGCCAGCATTCTTGATGTTGTGTGcctcttgttcttttcctttgtgaataAGATTATTGATTGTGATAATCCAGTCCCTGTTCCTCTGCCAATTATTGAATTTTGTCCTTTTAGCTGATAGGTCTGTGAATGAAGAGGAGCCACATTGTATTTGACACAGATTAGTATCTCCTGGAGGGCTTATTCTTTGTTCTGGGTGCAGCAGTGAAAGGAGTTTGGAGTTGTCTCTAATGGGAGACGGTTGAATATAGCCTTTGTGGTTAAGAAAAGATCAAAGGATTGACTGTGGTTGAGGCAGTACTCTCCAAGTACTGTACGTGCTTTCTAACATTTATTAGTCTGTCTTGCCAATATTTTGGTGGCAGCCCAAGTGATTAATTCTAGGCAATGGACTTCAGTAGAAGTGCTGCATGTCACAAAACTGAGCTCTGAACTGAGGCAGTTGAGAGCTGGGATGCATCCTCTATCCTTTCCTGTGTGTTGGTAATCTTGGAGGTAGTCAAGCTACAGCAATAATCTAGATGATATAGCCACAAAATAGAAGAAGGTTGTACTATGTACATTGAACTTTATGATTGGATTTTATTATATTAGGTCTCTGAGATTTAGATTATAATTGGTAACACATCACAGCCTAAGCTATACTAACTATGGAAAGGTCCAGCAAATCTCTATTTCAACTCTTTTCTACCACCAAACTTACCTCGCTTATTAGGATGGGAAGAAGATAGACCACCTATAGCATAAGACATCTCAGCATCCTTTGCCTCCATGAGCTGCTCTTTCAGTTTTTCCAGCTGTTAAAAATCAAGTATGAAAAGTATTAATCTTTAATAacagcaatgttttttttttctattgaagaagaagaaagatagacaaagaaagggagaaggaaagatggaagaaaggaaggagacaaaggaacataaaaggaaataaaagtaaaaaatgaaaataaacaaaaagaattaaatagaaaaataaaacgaAACTTGCATTTAGAAACTGGCTGGGAAAGGTCCATGACTTAACAGGTGATCAGGAACAAACAGGCTTATGGTGAAGGAAGTCAAGTCTGAGTGTTCATTAATGGGGAGCCTGTAAACACAACCTGTGTAGCTGGTCTTGATATTAAGTCACCTATAATAACCAGTCCTTTTCAAGGAGTTCCGAAGAGTTATGTGAATGTTTGGATTTCCTGAAATATTTGTCCCTTCTAGCAGTAAGTGAGAAGTATTTTGATGCCCTAGGGTTTCCACCCAGAGTGTAAGCCATGTTAATTTTTTGCAAGCTCGCTGATTGCCTAAACCCTAAAGACCTAACTCTATCAAAATAGAACTCAGCCTGAGCTACTGCACGCGTCTGTGTCCTAGATACTAAGAATTGATGGGGCATAATTCTCTCTCACAAACAGCCATACAGTTTGTATAATAGTGGATTTGCATGCAGTTGTGTTTGAGAGAGTTAAGAAATCATCTAATCCAATGATTTTCCAATTTCCTTCATAGCAAGGAGTCAGGAGATAAGGTTGCTAAGGGGCTTTCTGTACCGAAGCCAAATGCAGGTCAAGAAAGCAGCACTTTGGGCCCCTCCCTCACCAAACTAGTTGTTTCAAACAGAgcagctccacttttttttttttgcggtacgcgggcctctcactgctgtggcctctcccattgcggagcacaggcccctgacgcgcaggctcagcagccatggctcacgggccccgccgctccacggcatgtgggatcttcccggaccggggcacgcacccgtgtcccctgcatcggcaggcgaactctcaaccactgcgccaccagggaagccctccacttttGTATATTTCATTTACTGAGACCACATACaattttgtttggaaaaaaaaatttccactttaaaaaataataataacttttgaAAACCACCAATCTAGTTATAgcctcctattttacagatgaggagatttAGGTCCAGAGAATTTTAATTCTTCCATGGTCTCATAGGTAATTGGATAGCTGGGTCTAGAATCCAGATTTCTAGACATTTTATCCCATGATCACTTCAGTTATGGCTCTGttctgttctctttattttttagtagaatttgattattttttccctaGCGAATTACTTCACTCTTCCTCTAGCAGGAATAAAGGTTTTATAATAGAGTATTAATAATTGTAACAACTATTATGTCAAAAGAAAGTGTCTTTTGgttattattaaaattgaaattttaagtaTTTCACATTCTCACCTGGTTAAGTTCTTCCAATTTGTTAGCCAGCTCTATATCTGCAAGACACATTTATCATATGAAAAATGTACATTGCAAGTAATAATTCATTTCAGGTCATACATTCAAGGAAGACAAAGGTCTTTTTTGTATGATTTGAGATCACCTACCTGTCCCTAATATAAAGGTCCAAGCATTTTTTCAATGCCTGTAATATTGAAATATAATCAGTAATGTAATGAGCAAATACCTAATTTCTATCAATAAGCacagagtttttttaaataaaccataGTTCTAACAAGGACTAGTATTTAGAAATAAGCTAGTTTACTGACATGGGGAAATTCTCATGAAatgatattaagtaaaaaaagcaGGACACAAATCTTATCTATATAGTTCCATCAAGAAGGAAATTTCCAGAAATGTTAATATCAACTCCCTCTGGGTTTTACACTTTgagtatagctttttttttttaaataattgtgttcattttcttcaatgaaaatatcttattaattttaaaatcctgtatttttaaagtatttattaaggTATTGTTTTAACTGGTACACTGTCCCATGAATAGACAATTTTTTTATAAGAACAGATGTTTTCTGAGAGGGTACCACATTATCATATTGTCACACTGTCTCTCAGGTTAGACTTGCTAAGTTTCTGACAATATTTGTCATTTCTTGGAGACCAGTCTGATGCATAATTGTAAATCATATTCTCCtgttcttcaaagaaaaaaaactctcagtTGGTATAGCCTAAATTACCCAATGGTTTCTACTCCAACCATTTCCCAAATTGAAAGAATTTGATTGCGAAAAAAGTGCTAACTTAACTGCCACAAAACCACAGTTAACTTGTGAAATTTCTAGTGGAAGCCTGTTTTGAAACATTTAGTGATACTCTTGAAGCATttagtaaaaaataatattaactgtACCAGTGGGAATTGCTTAGGTGAGAGGAAAATACGACTAAAGATAACTATTGAGTAACTAGATAGTTACTGATCTCATTAGGACTCTCAAACTgaacaaaataagattttaatattttttaataatgccATTGCTTTTAGCGTGAATACAAGATAAGAAAGACATTTAAGCCTTCAATGCAGCATTAAaattagtaattattattttatttaatataaattaacatGTAGAAAGAACAGGTCAGAAGATGGAATAAATAAAGTTTGACTTTATTCTTAACTCACCAGTGTTGGAAGGTCTTTGGAGATCAAAATTTTTATTCAGTAGAGCCAGCAATAGTTCTTTGCGATCTGTATCTCCTTTATCTGGAAACAATTCATTTCCTGTAATAATTACCTCAATGTAGTGAAACCTCGATTTTCAGTCTGTGTCACTGAACATGTTTCTGATTAAATATGTTTTACAGGTAACTATAATCACTGTCAATCACTATATGCACTATCAATGTGTATACTCACCAATAAAATGTGTATAGAGAGAGGTGTGTAATCCCAAAAGATGGGCTGTTTTCACAATCGTTGAATGTACGTGAACACTcaaagagagattgagagagagagagggaggcagagatagAGAATATACCTGGAAGGTTACAGACTAAATTTTACCTGTAATTATTTCTGGGTTAGTAGAATTGCAGgtaaattttactttctgttttttcatctgcgttttttttaaaattttctactatTGTGTTTAACATAAGAAATACgaattaaaagttgtttttaaaagaaaaaataacatttgattttgagattttatttgaTACACATTAAAATATGAGCCTTTTTGTGTTCTGGGAATTGCCTTTGAATCATCCAAGGCAACCCTGTGGAAGAGGTAAGACAGCGCCTACTTTTTCCATATTGATATCTTTCCATCTTTGCCCATTTACCTCCCAGCCTACTCATTGGTCAGATGCCCAGCTATCTCAGCactctaaaaacagaaaaatcacccAAATTTTCATAAATACTTTAATTCTGGAGTAGAAGTCAGGACAATAGACTTTATTCAAGctataaaaaaatgaagagtCAACAAGATTTTAatgcaaacaaaataataattagtgTGTTATAAACAAAATGAACTTTGTGAGGTGGCCTAAAAAATCAAACCTTTATGGTACAATTTCTATAGGATCATTCTTCCTCTATCTCCTCATAATAATTGATATTGTGTGGACAAAAGGTAGATTAGTGAGTTTAAAATTTAGGAGTGGGAATATTGTGGTTTCAGTTAGAGAAATGGCTCATAATTTAGCTAGATTCTTCCTTTAAAttgtttctctttccctgtgTCTACAAAATGTCAACTAATGAACTCAAGAAACTAAGTGGCTAATTAAAGGAATGAAAGCTttgctgagaaagaaaataaatgacttgGGGTAGGTGGCAGCGTCAAAATTTTCTGCATTGACCAAAAACACTTATTGTTGCTCAATTTCCTCAATTTCAAAGTTCCTCAATTTCCATTacttcacagacatagaaagtaTTTGTGATATtctaggttatttttttctttgagtagTTAAAATAATAGACTAGCAATGGAATTTTTGCTTAACATCAATTAAACAAGGACCCTCGGAGATAATTTAGTTTAAGAGAAAGATATGACCATGCAATAGtgtagtaattttttattatagctgttcactaaaatgttaaattacaatctttaaaatgctttaattgaaaaaaataaggaacatTGTGTAGCCAGGTGCTAATGATTATTTGTTTCAGAAAGAGAACTGTGTTAAAGAAACAGATTCATTGCCTTCAGTTTAGGGAATTTATAAGACTAGGAGGAAGGTAACTAGAAAAGTGATGATCTGAAGCTTTTGTTTGCTTAATTTACAGCCCACTTCTCTGCATATTTAagtggaacattttttaaaaagacaattaatGTATTTACCATTCTTTACCAGTTTGGTTTCTAGTAATTACACCTGAATGACTGTCCTCAAAAATTCTTGTCACTAACTTTTAAGAAAACCACCTTTTGTAGGAATCTCTGAGGAAAAAGTTTTttcaagaaattaaatttttttttatttctaaagttaaGTGAGATATTGCCtaagaaaaatagcaaataagtcttgtttttatttttagtattaaaaCACATacagctttaaaagaaaaaaaaagaatgtactttTCATCTGTCTTTGAACTAAAAGTTAGTGTTGATAAAGGAgatgtttgaataaaaaaatacccaAGTGCAGATACCCCTTTAGCACAAATGATGGCAAAGTTGCTCAGACATGAGAGAGTGATTACTTTTGCAAATACACAGGAAAAAACTGATTGATTACTACTTGAGATACTGAAGCTTAAAAGACAGTTGTCTCCTGCTTGTCATTTGAATGTGAAGATTTTTAAGGGATATAGACAAGAAACTTTACCAGAAAGAAACCTGGAAACCCCTCAAATGATaatataccaaaaaaattaaattgccgTAGCCTTTCTGGTCACAATATTCACTCCTCCACCTTTTGTGGTAGACAGTTTGTCCAGTTTCAAGCTTATCCACTGAGGCAGGCTTTCATATGGCCCCAAGCAAATAAAAGCTGACAGATTGTGCCATTGGTCTTGCATGACGTCTAACACAGAGGATGGCGACCCCTTGGTGTTCTGTCAGCAGACAAATGCTTATTTGAAAACAATGTGTTAAAAGACTAAAGTGAGTCAAACACTTAGTTGCTTTGAAAAATGTGTACATGGAGAGAAGCTCACTCTAATCATCGACAATTTAGATTAGAAAATAATCTTCCCAATAACTAATCTTCTCCATTTATATATAATGAAACTGAGGTCAAAGGGGGTCCCAGAAAGAAATCTTTCCTGTATGTTGCCAAtgaaatatacatatcaatatgTGCTATTCTGGGATCAGAGTTGTTATCTAATTATAACCTAGCAAAATGTTTGAGTTGGATTTTACTGTATTTCATATACACAT
It encodes:
- the UTS2B gene encoding urotensin-2B, coding for MNKILSTTLCFGLLTLSVMFFLESVHGLPYFIQGNELFPDKGDTDRKELLLALLNKNFDLQRPSNTDIELANKLEELNQLEKLKEQLMEAKDAEMSYAIGGLSSSHPNKRACFWKYCV